A window of Pieris rapae chromosome 22, ilPieRapa1.1, whole genome shotgun sequence genomic DNA:
GCGTGTAAGCAGTTTAATATATGTCACCTTAATGATGAGTTTAGTGACTTTGTTTCTgatataatagttattattttactatcgGATGACAGAAAAGTGAAACAGGCATCCGACGCTCTAACCGaggctataaaaaatacagactTTGATAACGTTCTTAATTacgatttagaaaataaactcaaaagcTATTTGGGCAATATAGAGAAATGGGATGCCTTCATGACGAGAGCTATGTTCATAGCTGTCAAAGCTctaataagaaacaaaaataaaccaatagcGATATATAATAGTCAAGACAATTATTTAGCTAATAAAACTGTAGCGtttcaaaacattattaatttggcAAATGAAAAGTTACCTAAAAATGATAATGTCAACGAATGGGAGAAAATAAAGCAAGACTTAATCGATTGGaaagaagataaaaataagGAGCCGCTTAAAATAGCAGAAAGTTTTATTAGACAGTTTAAAAAGAAAGTGTTGGATACGTTGGACTTTGATGGCAGGAAGCAGTTTAATAAATCTATGGAGGTTCTGCTGTCACATTTTTAACATatccaattaaaatatctttatagcgtcgagttttaatattaatcatataaatcGTTActcaaaagatttaaaaatctgagtGGCTTTACTCTCGTGgactttttgataaatttcagtcgaaattataaaaacacttgTAGAcaagaaattgtaaaaaatatatcatacacAATAcacataattgtaaaatatcatTCTCGTTTCTCATCTCGATTATGTCCAATAGGCAGAGGCGAATTTGCAGACCTAGCCTATAGACAAGATACTATGATATACTATATGATATCTTTAGGAACGGTGTACtagaaattctgtcgcataacgtcttctgcaataaacgcagattttttatttatttacattatccttagcacgtatacactgtgtaaacagtgtgaatatcgatatacaaatacacaaaatgATCAAATAGttcatgatcatctattggggcttttaccttagttataattaatttacaaagaagtttcactttcaCACATGTGAAAGTGGTTTTATAGCCACTACGAaggaaataaatgaaataaaaagccattaaaaatataacaattatttatttatttacatatgttACTCCTATATATCTAATTACCAAATTTATATAGCACGAGCAGTTTATAAAACAGACTTCCAGGCTGGAAATAATTTTcgatacattaatatttttagacagACTATATTATGTTCAATGTCAAAagcttatataatttattctcaaATACACTGCCACGGAATAAGGTCCTTTCTTATTTTCCATGAATCGTCGAATCGTGTAagaccaattttaaaattgtataaaaatgataaacatCAATCTTCTAAATTGAACTCTCCGTCTGATATGCTATCTAAATCCATAGATTTGTCAGGCAACAAACCATCTAATATGACATTAGAGTTTTCATTATCCATTTCATCATCACTTATGTCTTCTAGATCGTTTGAATTCATTTTGtgaatactattatttttatgtcccATTCTATGCGCTGATTCAATTTCATTAcccaatatattattttctagtaGCTCActataaatatctaaatcaTCTGCATCCAGGGCTGGTTGTTTGTCTGAGTTTGCTTCAAAATTGCCACTTTTTGTTGAatcttcaattttatttaagtccGTCGTATTTTGCGTTTCGTTTTGAATGTTTTCTTTtccattaatattaaaataaggtaAACTTAAAGAATCTTGACTGGAGGTTTCAGGTTCAATAATATCATTAATGGaatctttattataatcattagttatatttgtatttggcGTAATTTCCTTCAATGTGTCTTCCATGGCTTGAAAACtaacattgatatttttagtattagaAGTATCTATATTTTCCGTATTACTACCACTAGTCtctgtatttacatttatactatcattgtttatatttcctataaCACAGTTTTCGTTAATTTTATCAGCACTGTCTGTTTTTTcttcaattgaaatattttctacCGCAATTTCACAGTCTTGATTATGAGGCACTGTTTCATTACAAATACTTTCCACCAAACTTTCACATGTTTTCAATATCTCAGCACTGATATTAGGTTCGATTTCACTTGATATTGCATCTGGTGTAATAACATCATCATTTTGTACATTTTCAGTACGTCTATTAGCGCAATCTTCTTCGTcgttatcattaattatttgaatttcaagTAGTTCAATTTCGGATTTTAACGTATTAAGATTGtctacattattattagtctGTTCAAAACTCATTTTATCACTGCTAGATGCTGCTAGATTTTCTGCTACgccaatattattacatttttggaTCTCTATGACGCTATTATTATCTGTACTTGGTGTAATTTTGGGACTGAGATTACAGTTTTcggtaaaattatttgtattagtttctgtaatatcaaaattatgttttttattcaattctaACATACCAATTGACGATCGTTCATCTTCCAATTTGTTCGTCTCAATtgtgtcatttgttttacttgGTTCACCACAATCgttagtattataattaatttctttatttactgTATCAGTATAGCTACAAGTATCATCATTTAAATCTCCAATAACACTAAATGTATCACTTTCGTTATCATTTCTCAAAATAGAGTCTGAAACATTATCACTCCAGTTTTCTTTGATGTTATCAAAAGCACTCTGAGATTCATTTGTTTCGCTTAAGTTACTTATAAtcctatcaatatttaaaccgAAATCCTGATAGAACGGTTTTACTTTCTTTCGCTTCTTTGGGATTTTCCCAAGGAATTTATCAGAGAATATCACTTTTATAGCGAGCCTCGATAGACTTTCCACTTCTCTTCTATTATCATCGCTCTCATCATCTGAGTCCCAATGCAAGAATTCTTCGATATCATCATTAATGTCGAATGCATCTGGAATTTCGGGGAATTTTATATCCACCATTCTGTTGCAGAGTAGTAAAGAGTTGTTTTTGTTGTAAGGATAAAAACATGATCGATCCAGACCATAGGgctgtaacaaaaatattaatttaatatttccattCTATGCTGCAGATATGACATACTAAAAAGAAAGGTCATTTTATAATGATCTGTGTGCATAGGTTCAGTGGAAATGCGATACTGTTATTAACacagttatatatgtatattatatatgtctgaaataaaaaacaagaaatcacagtagaagtaaaaaaatatatttgcgtCAAAAAGCACagaaatatcattataattgattataGTTGAGACTCCTTAAAAGCCGACAACGCATTTGAGAGCCTTGAAAGAATGAGTGTTCATGCTCagctactaaaaaaaatcagaaatGTGTAAATACTCACACATCGCACATCCGAGACGTCATAATGTCCATTGTCATCTTCACTTAGTAAAGAGTCACATCGAATCATGCGCACTTGTACTGGCTTCATTTCTCTCCTTACTGAAGACGCTATTTTCACTCTACCTgaaattatatcaaaactttttttaaatttctacatGGAATTtactagtaaatataataattggaaaaaaaatcaaaggcaaacacattgccagaagagtcgcaagtgcgttgccggcctatttAGAAATACTTTAGCGAGCAGCTTTAATGGCTCAAATCATGAAATTGATGCTTTGAATgataataaaacgttttaatcgggtaattttaaaaacatacctCCTCTACACGCCGCTTGATGTTTTACAAATGTCCTGTgtatttcaaaaagttttccgCATTTTCTACATTTACCTGAAATTATAACAAGaacctaattttttttgtttattatcacTTTAGTACAtatacaatcaaatatacactTTACTCGTTCACTCACTGACTCACTCATTCgctcactcacacatttgcacccacacacttactcttGCACTCGGGTGTGTTGATAAGGgttgaaaaaacaaataaaataaggtttaattattttaagaattaagtatgtttatggatgagctgggaaccctgacacagggTACagggtaaataataatttacttaaacagatttccaaatcttacactttgaaaagaaaatgtacctacttaaaatgaataaatacttttttaaattattttaaataacataacatCAGAAAGCAACCGGCGGCCGACACACCGACATACCGAACAAGCAATCTCTTCTcaaaactaacaaataaaattacagtctgaaaattaattataggaataataaaaataataccacTGGCGTCTGACGTACGTCTGTCAAGAATGACATTGACATACAGAAGTCATAACTAAATTTCATCTTAATACACCCAAGGTTAGGACatgtataatacattttttatttgatttaaaatggatttaatattttttttataatggccaatacaatactacaatatattttagcaaaaaatatttttaaataaatttccatataaatcACGAAATACGTATATTCTGAGATGTATCTTTAGACTATGAAACTGATCTTAGCAGTAAGACCACTCATTtgtctattttatatacatacaattttgtttatgtatataaaatagacaaatgttttgtttgtatttaaacatttaatatagataggACTTACCAACAAAATTTGTTTCCTCTTTAGTGTCTTGAGTTTCTCTTTGTGGTTTACTAACACTGAAATATAGAGGgcgctaaattaaaaaattaacacaatttgacaCATGTGACATCATCATAATTTGGTATTGTAGAACCAGATAAATGTCAATTAATTACAAGTTTGGTGTCAAAGACTAGGCTCACAAATAAAGAATATGAAAAAATCCAGTCTTAAAGACTGATAATCATACATACAACCCATAACTAAATCAAAAACCGCATTTTAATGGCTGGTAACACATTTCATAGCCGTCTGACAATGCTGAGTGGTGCTGTTGTGGTTCTATGTGCGGCAATatctcttattaaaaaaactaaacataatagtagttatatttttaaataatttgccaTACTCTCTGAATAGGCCAAGAAAATcagtaaatttatacaatttttgaaatattaactgTCACAATTTGCGAGAGGGAttcttattaacaaaatatgtcaatttatattttcataataatattaattgaccTAAGCATGTAGCTTTACTtatgatttgaatttattgacttactatacattttgttaaaaataaatattattattattataaatataacacttACAGAGTTACAACTTTTTTGTGTATCCTATAGTGATTGTTGAACGACTTTCCTTTTGGAAATTGCATCTTACAAACGTCACACTTCTGTATGTCAATTGTCTTCGAAATTTCAGTGACTTTGACACTTGACAAGCGTTTAGAACGAGGTTCTTCAATtctaaaaagatattttataacctTTATAAAGGTACAAACCAAAAACTCTGTTTTCCTGGCTGTACAATATACTCTTGCTAGAATTTTGACGGTACTTGTAAGGCAAACACAATATGcctatttattcattaaaaacaaacatagaaATCACAAGCACATATAAcagaagaaatagaaaacaaGTATAATTACGCCCCAAAacatagttaaaattaaaatgagccAAATGCGGAACACTGATCAGCCATAGCTGGTTAGACTACCCCTGCTTTTTGTTGAGATAAAATTTGCTGTCTGAAGGCTAGTGttcattataatgttttagatttttttactaatcccTGGTTATAtctattatgtttttagaacttactttatttttttactctgCATGTCATTAGGAACAATTTCTCTAAACCTCTTTAATTTGGAACTAGCTGGTCCGGGTCTGAGATGTGATTctttctgaaaaaaataaaacggtTTTTGATGAATAAATCAACGTTATTACTATCttgattacttaaaaaaagttcaactcaaaaaaaaaaatgttttcatccCTTCTAGCCCCAAAAACCAGCAAAAATCGAAAACTTTTCCcactattagttttattttgaagcCCTTACaactgaataatttaaaacttattacatCCATACTTTGAAGATAAATAAGTTATTGACATTAACAGTTTGCtgacaaaacaaatttagcGAATAAATGAAAACCCACCTAGGTATCTTTTTAACTCAAATATTTCTGGGACTTCCCTGATGTTCAAGTTATAGAAGTTCCtagtataacatatttttaataacactttTACCCACACAAAACAACAAGTAAACATGCATTCATAAAGTTACATGTGCTTTACAAAACTGATTGAAGTAATTCTCTAACAGACCTTTGTTTCTAACTTTTCTGATTTCACCTCACTCCTTAGATTGCTCTTTTTTTGTGGTGGCGATGGCAGTCTTTTCTGAAACATCAAAACTGTACTTTATACCAACCACCAGCTAGGGTTTAAATGGGCACTCTTGAGTCTGCCAGCCATGCTCTAccttataaacataatataaactaaaattctcACCGGTGACTTCCTATCTTCTCTAGTCCTACTACACCGTGAGCGCTGTGGCACAGATAAAACTGGATTTGATGCTATTAAATCACGAAGTTCTTTTTCTGCTCTAGATTCTTTTTTTATCTGGAATAAATGCTCTATGTTATACACttatagtaattttacttaatattggcctagatatctataaaaataaaatatatatgtgtaaatgACAGTGTCCTTGTATCTAATTGAAGATGCATTCTTCTTTAGTGAATACCCAAGTAAGGTCCAAATTGATATTGTTTTCAAAACTATACAATTATAcatgtaaaaaatacctacaaagatatttttgaaataatacagacataaataataaagcattGGAATGTTAGTGTTAAGTCATAGCTAGACCTCGTTATCTAAAACTTAGTTTGGGGCAAATAGTGATgttgttttacataaattagtctataaaac
This region includes:
- the LOC111000782 gene encoding uncharacterized protein LOC111000782 isoform X1; protein product: MSKPKSKVKTLKTQNFLSSKVQKDAIYEIYRSCRLCGAGTGYKMPIVQNIIPIEDTEVELRTKIQECLQLQVQENDKMPPLICELCADKICDFYDFLIMCKQTNERTRMRLGLPMPVIRKEVIDLREPSVEIDTKETGKWSIKKAKEVKEVKKEIKKESRAEKELRDLIASNPVLSVPQRSRCSRTREDRKSPKRLPSPPQKKSNLRSEVKSEKLETKKESHLRPGPASSKLKRFREIVPNDMQSKKIKIEEPRSKRLSSVKVTEISKTIDIQKCDVCKMQFPKGKSFNNHYRIHKKVVTLVSKPQRETQDTKEETNFVGKCRKCGKLFEIHRTFVKHQAACRGGRVKIASSVRREMKPVQVRMIRCDSLLSEDDNGHYDVSDVRCPYGLDRSCFYPYNKNNSLLLCNRMVDIKFPEIPDAFDINDDIEEFLHWDSDDESDDNRREVESLSRLAIKVIFSDKFLGKIPKKRKKVKPFYQDFGLNIDRIISNLSETNESQSAFDNIKENWSDNVSDSILRNDNESDTFSVIGDLNDDTCSYTDTVNKEINYNTNDCGEPSKTNDTIETNKLEDERSSIGMLELNKKHNFDITETNTNNFTENCNLSPKITPSTDNNSVIEIQKCNNIGVAENLAASSSDKMSFEQTNNNVDNLNTLKSEIELLEIQIINDNDEEDCANRRTENVQNDDVITPDAISSEIEPNISAEILKTCESLVESICNETVPHNQDCEIAVENISIEEKTDSADKINENCVIGNINNDSINVNTETSGSNTENIDTSNTKNINVSFQAMEDTLKEITPNTNITNDYNKDSINDIIEPETSSQDSLSLPYFNINGKENIQNETQNTTDLNKIEDSTKSGNFEANSDKQPALDADDLDIYSELLENNILGNEIESAHRMGHKNNSIHKMNSNDLEDISDDEMDNENSNVILDGLLPDKSMDLDSISDGEFNLED
- the LOC111000782 gene encoding uncharacterized protein LOC111000782 isoform X2, giving the protein MSKPKSKVKTLKTQNFLSSKVQKDAIYEIYRSCRLCGAGTGYKMPIVQNIIPIEDTEVELRTKIQECLQLQVQENDKMPPLICELCADKICDFYDFLIMCKQTNERTRMRLGLPMPVIRKEVIDLREPSVEIDTKETGKWSIKKAKEVKEVKKEIKKESRAEKELRDLIASNPVLSVPQRSRCSRTREDRKSPKESHLRPGPASSKLKRFREIVPNDMQSKKIKIEEPRSKRLSSVKVTEISKTIDIQKCDVCKMQFPKGKSFNNHYRIHKKVVTLVSKPQRETQDTKEETNFVGKCRKCGKLFEIHRTFVKHQAACRGGRVKIASSVRREMKPVQVRMIRCDSLLSEDDNGHYDVSDVRCPYGLDRSCFYPYNKNNSLLLCNRMVDIKFPEIPDAFDINDDIEEFLHWDSDDESDDNRREVESLSRLAIKVIFSDKFLGKIPKKRKKVKPFYQDFGLNIDRIISNLSETNESQSAFDNIKENWSDNVSDSILRNDNESDTFSVIGDLNDDTCSYTDTVNKEINYNTNDCGEPSKTNDTIETNKLEDERSSIGMLELNKKHNFDITETNTNNFTENCNLSPKITPSTDNNSVIEIQKCNNIGVAENLAASSSDKMSFEQTNNNVDNLNTLKSEIELLEIQIINDNDEEDCANRRTENVQNDDVITPDAISSEIEPNISAEILKTCESLVESICNETVPHNQDCEIAVENISIEEKTDSADKINENCVIGNINNDSINVNTETSGSNTENIDTSNTKNINVSFQAMEDTLKEITPNTNITNDYNKDSINDIIEPETSSQDSLSLPYFNINGKENIQNETQNTTDLNKIEDSTKSGNFEANSDKQPALDADDLDIYSELLENNILGNEIESAHRMGHKNNSIHKMNSNDLEDISDDEMDNENSNVILDGLLPDKSMDLDSISDGEFNLED
- the LOC111000782 gene encoding uncharacterized protein LOC111000782 isoform X3, whose amino-acid sequence is MSKPKSKVKTLKTQNFLSSKVQKDAIYEIYRSCRLCGAGTGYKMPIVQNIIPIEDTEVELRTKIQECLQLQVQENDKMPPLICELCADKICDFYDFLIMCKQTNERTRMRLGLPMPVIRKEVKESHLRPGPASSKLKRFREIVPNDMQSKKIKIEEPRSKRLSSVKVTEISKTIDIQKCDVCKMQFPKGKSFNNHYRIHKKVVTLVSKPQRETQDTKEETNFVGKCRKCGKLFEIHRTFVKHQAACRGGRVKIASSVRREMKPVQVRMIRCDSLLSEDDNGHYDVSDVRCPYGLDRSCFYPYNKNNSLLLCNRMVDIKFPEIPDAFDINDDIEEFLHWDSDDESDDNRREVESLSRLAIKVIFSDKFLGKIPKKRKKVKPFYQDFGLNIDRIISNLSETNESQSAFDNIKENWSDNVSDSILRNDNESDTFSVIGDLNDDTCSYTDTVNKEINYNTNDCGEPSKTNDTIETNKLEDERSSIGMLELNKKHNFDITETNTNNFTENCNLSPKITPSTDNNSVIEIQKCNNIGVAENLAASSSDKMSFEQTNNNVDNLNTLKSEIELLEIQIINDNDEEDCANRRTENVQNDDVITPDAISSEIEPNISAEILKTCESLVESICNETVPHNQDCEIAVENISIEEKTDSADKINENCVIGNINNDSINVNTETSGSNTENIDTSNTKNINVSFQAMEDTLKEITPNTNITNDYNKDSINDIIEPETSSQDSLSLPYFNINGKENIQNETQNTTDLNKIEDSTKSGNFEANSDKQPALDADDLDIYSELLENNILGNEIESAHRMGHKNNSIHKMNSNDLEDISDDEMDNENSNVILDGLLPDKSMDLDSISDGEFNLED